A genome region from Macaca nemestrina isolate mMacNem1 chromosome 15, mMacNem.hap1, whole genome shotgun sequence includes the following:
- the LOC105470539 gene encoding histamine H3 receptor isoform X1: MERAPPDGPLNASGALAGEAAAAGGARGFSAAWTAVLAALMALLIVATVLGNALVMLAFVADSSLRTQNNFFLLNLAISDFLVGAFCIPLYVPYVLTGRWTFGRGLCKLWLVVDYLLCTSSAFNIVLISYDRFLSVTRAVSYRAQQGNTRRAVRKMLLVWVLAFLLYGPAILSWEYLSGGSSIPEGHCYAEFFYNWYFLITASTLEFFTPFLSVTFFNLSIYLNIQRRTRLRLDGAREAGGPEPPPEAQPSPPPPPGCWGCWQKGHGEAMPLHRYGVGEAAAGAEAGETALGGGGGGGSAASPTSSSGSSSRGTERPRSLKRGSKPSASSASLEKRMKMVSQSFTQRFRLSRDRKVAKSLAVIVSIFGLCWAPYTLLMIIRAACHGHCVPDYWYETSFWLLWANSAVNPVLYPLCHHSFRRAFTKLLCPQKLKIQPHSSLEQCWK, translated from the exons ATGGAGCGCGCGCCGCCCGACGGACCGCTGAACGCTTCGGGGGCGCTGGCGGGCGAGGCAGCGGCGGCGGGCGGGGCGCGCGGCTTCTCGGCAGCCTGGACCGCGGTGCTGGCCGCGCTCATGGCGCTGCTCATCGTGGCCACGGTGCTGGGCAACGCGCTGGTCATGCTCGCCTTCGTGGCCGACTCGAGCCTCCGCACTCAGAACAACTTCTTCCTGCTCAACCTTGCCATCTCCGACTTCCTCGTGG GCGCCTTCTGCATCCCACTGTATGTGCCCTATGTGCTGACCGGCCGCTGGACCTTCGGCCGGGGCCTCTGCAAGCTGTGGCTGGTGGTGGACTACCTGCTGTGCACCTCCTCCGCCTTCAACATCGTGCTCATCAGCTACGACCGCTTCCTGTCGGTCACCCGAGCC GTCTCATACCGGGCCCAGCAGGGCAACACGCGGCGGGCGGTGCGGAAGATGCTGCTGGTGTGGGTGCTGGCCTTCCTGCTGTACGGGCCGGCCATCCTGAGCTGGGAGTACCTGTCCGGGGGCAGCTCCATCCCCGAGGGCCACTGCTACGCTGAGTTCTTCTACAACTGGTACTTCCTCATCACGGCTTCCACCCTGGAGTTCTTCACGCCCTTCCTCAGCGTCACCTTCTTCAATCTCAGCATCTACCTGAACATCCAGAGGCGCACCCGCCTCCGGCTGGATGGGGCTCGAGAGGCAGGTGGCCCCGAGCCCCCGCCCGAGGCCCAGCCCTCGCCACCCCCACCGCCTGGCTGCTGGGGCTGCTGGCAGAAGGGGCACGGGGAGGCCATGCCGCTGCATCGGTACGGGGTGGGTGAGGCGGCCGCGGGCGCTGAGGCTGGGGAGACAGCCCTCGGGGGTGGCGGTGGGGGTGGCTCCGCGGCCTCACCCACCTCCAGCTCCGGCAGCTCCTCGAGGGGCACTGAGAGGCCGCGCTCACTCAAGAGGGGCTCCAAGCCGTCGGCATCCTCGGCCTCGCTGGAGAAGCGCATGAAGATGGTGTCCCAGAGCTTCACCCAGCGCTTCCGGCTGTCTCGAGACAGGAAAGTGGCCAAGTCACTGGCCGTCATCGTGAGCATCtttgggctctgctgggccccgTACACGCTGCTGATGATCATCCGGGCCGCCTGCCACGGCCACTGCGTCCCTGACTACTGGTACGAAACCTCCTTCTGGCTCCTGTGGGCCAACTCGGCAGTCAACCCTGTCCTCTACCCGCTGTGCCACCACAGCTTCCGCCGAGCCTTCACCAAGCTGCTCTGCCCCCAGAAGCTCAAAATCCAGCCCCACAGCTCCCTGGAGCAGTGCTGGAAGTGA
- the LOC105470539 gene encoding histamine H3 receptor isoform X2, which translates to MERAPPDGPLNASGALAGEAAAAGGARGFSAAWTAVLAALMALLIVATVLGNALVMLAFVADSSLRTQNNFFLLNLAISDFLVGAFCIPLYVPYVLTGRWTFGRGLCKLWLVVDYLLCTSSAFNIVLISYDRFLSVTRAVSYRAQQGNTRRAVRKMLLVWVLAFLLYGPAILSWEYLSGGSSIPEGHCYAEFFYNWYFLITASTLEFFTPFLSVTFFNLSIYLNIQRRTRLRLDGAREAGGPEPPPEAQPSPPPPPGCWGCWQKGHGEAMPLHRYGVGEAAAGAEAGETALGGGGGGGSAASPTSSSGSSSRGTERPRSLKRGSKPSASSASLEKRMKMVSQSFTQRFRLSRDRKVAKSLAVIVSIFGLCWAPYTLLMIIRAACHGHCVPDY; encoded by the exons ATGGAGCGCGCGCCGCCCGACGGACCGCTGAACGCTTCGGGGGCGCTGGCGGGCGAGGCAGCGGCGGCGGGCGGGGCGCGCGGCTTCTCGGCAGCCTGGACCGCGGTGCTGGCCGCGCTCATGGCGCTGCTCATCGTGGCCACGGTGCTGGGCAACGCGCTGGTCATGCTCGCCTTCGTGGCCGACTCGAGCCTCCGCACTCAGAACAACTTCTTCCTGCTCAACCTTGCCATCTCCGACTTCCTCGTGG GCGCCTTCTGCATCCCACTGTATGTGCCCTATGTGCTGACCGGCCGCTGGACCTTCGGCCGGGGCCTCTGCAAGCTGTGGCTGGTGGTGGACTACCTGCTGTGCACCTCCTCCGCCTTCAACATCGTGCTCATCAGCTACGACCGCTTCCTGTCGGTCACCCGAGCC GTCTCATACCGGGCCCAGCAGGGCAACACGCGGCGGGCGGTGCGGAAGATGCTGCTGGTGTGGGTGCTGGCCTTCCTGCTGTACGGGCCGGCCATCCTGAGCTGGGAGTACCTGTCCGGGGGCAGCTCCATCCCCGAGGGCCACTGCTACGCTGAGTTCTTCTACAACTGGTACTTCCTCATCACGGCTTCCACCCTGGAGTTCTTCACGCCCTTCCTCAGCGTCACCTTCTTCAATCTCAGCATCTACCTGAACATCCAGAGGCGCACCCGCCTCCGGCTGGATGGGGCTCGAGAGGCAGGTGGCCCCGAGCCCCCGCCCGAGGCCCAGCCCTCGCCACCCCCACCGCCTGGCTGCTGGGGCTGCTGGCAGAAGGGGCACGGGGAGGCCATGCCGCTGCATCGGTACGGGGTGGGTGAGGCGGCCGCGGGCGCTGAGGCTGGGGAGACAGCCCTCGGGGGTGGCGGTGGGGGTGGCTCCGCGGCCTCACCCACCTCCAGCTCCGGCAGCTCCTCGAGGGGCACTGAGAGGCCGCGCTCACTCAAGAGGGGCTCCAAGCCGTCGGCATCCTCGGCCTCGCTGGAGAAGCGCATGAAGATGGTGTCCCAGAGCTTCACCCAGCGCTTCCGGCTGTCTCGAGACAGGAAAGTGGCCAAGTCACTGGCCGTCATCGTGAGCATCtttgggctctgctgggccccgTACACGCTGCTGATGATCATCCGGGCCGCCTGCCACGGCCACTGCGTCCCTGACTACTG a